The following DNA comes from Camarhynchus parvulus chromosome 7, STF_HiC, whole genome shotgun sequence.
ttttttttttctcagcgCTGTGTAATGATTGTTAAATGCAGGGGATACTTTGTAAAATAGAAAGGAGGGGGGGGAGGACAGagcagaatttaaatttaagtTTGGATAGGAGTACAAAGCCCCTTAGTTCCCCAGTTCTCTTTTATGCATCTGTATGACTTGACAAGATGCTGACCAGAGCCTGTGGTAAATGTTTTACGGTACCATGTATCAGCCAGATCAATTCTACTGTGCTTGAGGGAGTGCAGATGAAATGGCTTAAAGGTTCCCCTGCTGAAAGCGATAGGAGCATCATTTCTGCTGGAGGAGACAGATTTAGTCGCCTGACATTTATTTGGCCACGGTGTACTTTGCAGATTTCACACCCGGGGACGATAGCCAACCTGATGATGTCAGATGTGAGCtggaagagaggggaaaaatcacaacaaaatctggtgctgctcctctttTGTCAAGCAGATGAGTTTTGCTGAGTGTCTTGGTTGTTTTGCTCCACGGAGTGCTCTGATGGAAGGTGCCTGGCAAGAGCAGGCTGTTACTAAAGCGGCGCGTCCCGGTATGACACAGCGGCAGAAATAGCTCCGTAATTTACGTCATTTCTTTCAATCCTGTTTTGCCTTTAGGTCACTTGAATTCCAACCCGAGCGACCATGAGCGCGCTTGACTTGACTTCCATCCTGGATTTCCTGGAGACGGCCAACTTGACGGAGATCAACTGGACGTGCAGCAGCGGCGAGTGCATCACGGTGGATGCCACGACATGCCCTGGCACGCTCAACAAGAGCGCCCTGCTCTACACCCTGTCCTTCTTCTACATCTTCATCTTCGTCATAGGCCTGGTGGCCAACTCGGTGGTGGTGTGGGTCAACCTGCAGGCCAAAATGACGGGCTATGAGACCCACCTGTACATCTTCAACCTGGCCATCGCCGACCTGTGCGTCGTCATCACCCTGCCCGTGTGGGTCGTCTCGCTCGTCCAGCACAACCAGTGGCACATGGGGGAAATCACATGCAAGATAACCCACCTGATATTTTCCATCAACTTGTACAGCAGCATCTTCTTCCTGGCGTGCATGAGCGTGGACCGCTACCTCTCGGTCGCCTATTTCACCAACTCCAGCAGCCGCAAGAAGAAGATCATCCGCCGCTGCATCTGCATCCTGGTGTGGCTCCTGGCCTTCTCCGCCTCCCTCCCGGACACCTATTACCTCAAGACAGTCTCTTCCAACAGCGAGACCTACTGCAGGCCCGTCTACCCTGAGGAGAGCTTCAAGGAGTGGTTGATTGGCATGGAGCTCATCTCCGTGGTGCTGGGCTTCCTCATCCCCTTTCCCGTCATCGCCgtgttttatttcctcctgGCCAAGAGCATCTCCACCTCCAGCGACCAGGAGCGCAAGAGCAACGGGAAGATCATCTTCTCCTACGTCGTGGTGTTCCTGGTGTGCTGGCTGCCCTACCACGTGGCCGTCCTGCTGGACATCTTCTACAGCCTTCACTTCATCCCCATCAGCTGCCAGATGGAGAACTTCCTCTACGCCACCCTCCACATCACTCAGTGCTTCTCGCTGGTGCACTGCTGCGTCAACCCCATCCTGTACAGCTTCATCAACCGCAACTACAGATACGAGCTGATGAAAGCCTTCATTTTCAAGTACTCTGCCAAAACGGGCCTCACCAAACTCATCGACGCCTCCAGAGTGTCAGAAGCAGAATACTCAGCTCTGGAGCAAAATGCCAAATGACTGCAAGCCCAGAAAGGAACTTCCTTGACTCTCtgacctgattttttttttttttgtgtgcgttatggtttgttgtttatttttattttttttctacccCTTCCTTTCAACGTGCTTGTTACGAACGCGGCGTGAATTCCAGCCTACAAAAGAGAGAGGACAAAGTGTAATTTAAGAGTAGGATCAGTTGCAAAGTGGAAGTGGTACCaaaatgaaaaaccttttctcctCCTAGCCCAGTGTGGACTCCTCAACAATGCTATGCAAGTGGAAATTATTTCCTAGCAGACAAAGCCATTGTGTACCATAGATGACATGGATAAGCTTCTCCTTCCACGTCTTGATTCCCTCTTGTCTCCTTGTGTATGTTTATATATAGTGTGTGTTGTATTTAAAAGCTCGAGactttattttctgcctcttgGTGTACCTTATACAAGTGTATTTGaaagttaaatatatttttatcatGTATTTGAAGTATATTGCTGATGAGTGTATCCAGAGTGCTGTAGTTCTGAGTGTTAGGTGGCCGTTTGGCTCCAAGAGGATGCTGATAAATAGGATGGAAATGATCTCTTGGGAGCATCCTCCCTGGCTGGCACACTTTATGGACCATGGCTTTATGTGGTGTCACACCCACATGCTGGAGCATGAGATATATGTAGTGTAATATAGCTGCCATCATGTTAAAATTAACAGTATTGTCAGAGTCCTTAACTCCTACACCCCTGCTTCACCAGGCTGTATCCTCCTGCACAGAGTGAGTGATCTTACTGCTGAGAGTTGTCTCTATTTGTaagttatttttgtaaaataaagatctgagaaaaagaaaacaaaacctgtgcCTACCAGTGGTTTGACTTGCCAGCCTTCTCCtcaggtaaaagaaaaaaaaaataaagccaaaaagGAGGGATCTCAAGGCCGCCTAAGTCctttggagcaggagcagacagGTCAGTCAGatttttcctggtgtttggTGGCCAGAAGGAGCTGATGGAGGAATGGGAGACGGCACtggagcagggtgagcagggaagggcagggaggagtAGGTCTGTGCTGGTGGGTAGGTAAAAGTGATGGATTTATGAGGTAAAAGCCGCTAGGACTGATAAAAAGCTGTGTTTGTAGCTTAGAAATAAACACGgggaaggaaaatacagaagtgTGCAGATGGAGCGGATATTTGGACTAATCCAGGTTCAGCCCTCTGTGGTTTTTGCTGGCTGTGGAATTGGGGGTTAGCAGTCCTGACAGCACTAAATccctttttatctctttttccctttggtgTGGATTTGCAGGGCTGTAGTGTCCGAGTGGGGCAGGATCCAGGCGCTGTGGGATGCCTCAAGTGGAGCTCTAAGCCAGCAAAGGACTGGaattgtggtggtgttcaccTCAGGACAAGGTATTTAATGTCAAATCATGATATCTCccagctgtgtttgctgctccagggcagtgcTACACTGAAATTCCTGTTCAATCCAAGCATGCCCTCATCCCTCTGCCATCCCAGCAGCCAAACAATCTGGGAATGactggtttttatttctctctacACGTTCCATTACTGCCTCCTCAAAGGTCGTCCTGTAAAAACAGATGTTAAGTCTGCCATCCCCTCCTCGTACTGGTGTTGCTAAAAAAGCACCAGTGCATTCCCAAATGGGGAGAAATCCCAAAAGAAAGAGGATTTTTGGTGCAGAGAAGCTGTCaggatggagagcagagcaggtgttgctttttgtgctgctgcttcttgtgcACTGTGGGTATTTTAAGTTTCCTGTTAACCTTAAGCTGCTAGGGAAGTTCTCCCTCGTGCTGACATTGAAATGAGTTAATGCTGAGAAATTAATGCCCTGCTTTAGCTGGGCATTGCTTCCCTTCCCctcagcatccctgtgtgcagctgtgtgtgctggatACAGCTCTAGcatcctgctcctgtccccctgcaggGTGTTTTCCATTTTAGAGCAGCAGAACTGTTTCAGTTCAGGTTCCCTCTCAGGCAGTGGGTTGTTCTCACGTGGTGCTGTAGCTTTACACTGGCAGAAACTcgcagaatttcttttttttttttccctttccctctgcagttTGGTATTCACAGAGCGGcatcagccctgcacagagcccgGGTGGTGCTGAGTGTTGGGGAGATCCTGCAGGCCTGCTGCTTCAACCACACTGATAAAGTCTCCAGGCCTCTTCCTCGGGGAGGTGAATCGTGGTGTGATGGTGCCTTTTCCAAAAGCAGGGTcagacagggagcagggaaaggtcAGGACTGTGACCCTTGCTGTCAGTACTGTGCACACATGGATCCTTTCCAGCTTGTCAATGGGAAAACCTGGAGGTGAGGGCTCACCTTGTCCCTTGAAAGGACAAgtggagctgggaggcagcaccCCCCACACCAGCAGTTTGGGAAGTGGGAACCTTCCAATCCTCTCTCCAAATCCTCTCCAGGGATTGGCACTGCTGAGGGCCCCTGAGGTGGCCATGACTCTGTGGGAAGGGGCTTAgtgggcaggggatgggaaaTGGGTGGAAGGTAGAACAAcgcagagggacaggagggatggAGTTTGTAATTGTGTATTTCTCATTAGGACTTTGGTTTCATGCTCAAAAGTCTCAAAAATCAAACTGGCAGGGGTGTAATAGCTAAAAACTTGTCTGTGCTCTAGGGAGCTTTTCTCCTGTGTGACACAATAGCCCAGCTGGTGTTTGCACTGAGACCAAAGTGTGGATCTGGACTCCTTGGAGACTGAAGTGAGGGAATTTATCAGCAGATAG
Coding sequences within:
- the ACKR3 gene encoding atypical chemokine receptor 3 — its product is MSALDLTSILDFLETANLTEINWTCSSGECITVDATTCPGTLNKSALLYTLSFFYIFIFVIGLVANSVVVWVNLQAKMTGYETHLYIFNLAIADLCVVITLPVWVVSLVQHNQWHMGEITCKITHLIFSINLYSSIFFLACMSVDRYLSVAYFTNSSSRKKKIIRRCICILVWLLAFSASLPDTYYLKTVSSNSETYCRPVYPEESFKEWLIGMELISVVLGFLIPFPVIAVFYFLLAKSISTSSDQERKSNGKIIFSYVVVFLVCWLPYHVAVLLDIFYSLHFIPISCQMENFLYATLHITQCFSLVHCCVNPILYSFINRNYRYELMKAFIFKYSAKTGLTKLIDASRVSEAEYSALEQNAK